A region of Rhizobium indicum DNA encodes the following proteins:
- a CDS encoding sarcosine oxidase subunit delta yields the protein MASLISCPHCGARPKEEFSIRGDAGLVRPAPNAGAEAWFDYVYLRDNPRGRHSEYWHHSSGCRRWLIVERDTVTHAVHGVRDAALSKLGGEPA from the coding sequence ATGGCAAGCCTGATTTCCTGTCCTCATTGCGGCGCCCGACCCAAGGAGGAATTTTCGATCCGCGGCGATGCCGGTCTTGTCAGACCGGCGCCGAATGCCGGTGCGGAGGCCTGGTTCGACTATGTCTATCTGCGTGACAATCCGAGGGGCCGGCACAGCGAATACTGGCACCACTCCTCCGGATGCCGCCGCTGGCTGATCGTCGAACGCGATACCGTCACCCATGCGGTCCACGGCGTCAGGGATGCCGCCCTTTCCAAGCTCGGCGGAGAACCGGCATGA
- a CDS encoding A24 family peptidase, translating to MDTTYDLTLMPAAAALAVACTMTAAVLDHRHGHIPNAVTYPCLLGGFMLAAVSGGLAGIGLAFAGLLAAGLIFIIAFAAGSCGGGDVKLMAALGAILGLWPAIDVTLASLMAGGVIAVFSMARRVQWSVLARTVGLFALLLPAGFRDAASVLKPRETHHTVRFGVAAALGLLWCLFMPDFTPLSFVR from the coding sequence ATGGATACGACCTATGATCTGACCCTGATGCCTGCGGCGGCGGCTCTTGCCGTCGCCTGCACCATGACCGCGGCGGTGCTCGACCATCGCCACGGTCATATCCCGAACGCCGTCACCTATCCCTGCCTGCTTGGCGGGTTCATGTTGGCGGCAGTCAGCGGCGGTCTCGCAGGGATAGGGCTTGCCTTCGCAGGCCTCCTTGCAGCCGGCCTGATCTTCATCATCGCCTTCGCAGCCGGAAGCTGCGGCGGCGGCGACGTCAAGCTGATGGCGGCGCTCGGCGCCATTCTTGGCCTCTGGCCCGCCATCGACGTCACACTTGCATCGCTGATGGCCGGCGGCGTGATCGCCGTTTTCTCCATGGCGCGGCGTGTTCAGTGGAGCGTGCTGGCTCGAACGGTCGGACTGTTTGCGCTTCTCCTGCCAGCCGGGTTCCGCGATGCCGCTTCGGTGCTGAAGCCGCGCGAAACCCATCATACCGTCCGCTTCGGCGTTGCCGCTGCTCTCGGACTTCTCTGGTGCCTTTTCATGCCCGATTTCACCCCTCTTTCATTCGTGAGGTAA
- a CDS encoding sarcosine oxidase subunit beta family protein gives MRYSALSIFLNGLRGNKGWAPAWRDPAPKPHYDVIIVGGGGHGLATAYYLAKEFGVTNVAVLEKGYLGSGNIGRNTTIIRSNYLLPGNNPFYELSMKLWEGLEQDFNFNAMVSQRGVLNLFHSDAQRDAYTRRGNAMRLHGVDAELLDRQAVRRKLPFLDFDNARFPIMGGLFQPRGGTVRHDAVAWGYARGADSRGVDIITQCEVTGIRRENGEVIGVETSKGFIGCGKLALAAAGNSTVVADMAGLRLPIESHVLQAFVSEGLKPFIDTVVTFGAGHFYASQSDKGGLVFGGDIDGYNSYAQRGNLASVEHVAEAGLALIPSLSRVRYLRSWGGVMDMSMDGSPIIDRTHIDNLYLNTGWCYGGFKATPASGFCYAHLIARNAPHQTARAFRLDRFARGYPIDEKGVGAQPNLH, from the coding sequence ATGCGCTATTCCGCTCTTTCGATTTTCCTGAACGGCCTTCGCGGCAACAAAGGCTGGGCGCCTGCCTGGCGCGATCCGGCGCCGAAGCCGCATTACGACGTCATCATCGTCGGTGGCGGCGGTCATGGTCTTGCGACCGCCTATTATCTTGCCAAGGAATTCGGCGTCACCAATGTCGCCGTCCTCGAAAAGGGCTATCTCGGCTCCGGCAATATCGGCAGGAACACCACGATCATCCGCTCGAACTACCTGCTGCCCGGCAACAATCCCTTCTACGAACTGTCGATGAAGCTGTGGGAAGGGCTGGAGCAGGACTTCAACTTCAACGCCATGGTCTCGCAGCGCGGCGTGCTCAACCTCTTCCATTCCGACGCCCAGCGCGACGCCTATACGCGGCGCGGCAACGCCATGCGGCTGCACGGCGTCGATGCCGAGCTTCTCGACCGGCAGGCAGTGCGTCGGAAATTGCCCTTCCTCGATTTCGACAATGCCCGTTTCCCCATCATGGGTGGCCTGTTCCAGCCGCGCGGCGGCACCGTGCGCCACGATGCGGTCGCCTGGGGTTATGCGCGCGGTGCAGACAGCCGCGGCGTCGACATCATCACCCAGTGTGAGGTGACCGGTATTCGCCGCGAAAACGGTGAGGTGATCGGCGTCGAGACCAGCAAGGGCTTCATCGGCTGCGGCAAGCTGGCGCTTGCGGCAGCCGGCAATTCCACCGTCGTCGCCGATATGGCCGGCCTTCGGCTGCCGATCGAAAGCCATGTGCTGCAGGCCTTTGTTTCGGAAGGGCTGAAGCCCTTCATCGACACGGTCGTCACCTTCGGCGCCGGGCATTTCTACGCATCCCAGTCGGACAAGGGCGGCCTCGTCTTCGGCGGCGATATCGACGGCTACAATTCCTATGCCCAGCGCGGCAATCTCGCCTCGGTCGAGCATGTCGCCGAAGCCGGGCTGGCGCTGATCCCGTCGCTGTCGCGCGTGCGCTACCTGCGTTCCTGGGGCGGCGTCATGGATATGAGCATGGACGGCTCGCCGATCATCGACCGCACCCATATCGACAATCTCTATCTCAACACCGGCTGGTGTTACGGCGGCTTCAAGGCCACGCCGGCCTCCGGCTTCTGTTACGCCCATCTGATCGCCCGTAACGCGCCGCATCAGACCGCCCGCGCGTTCCGGCTCGATCGCTTCGCGCGCGGCTACCCGATCGACGAAAAGGGCGTCGGCGCCCAGCCCAATCTGCACTGA
- a CDS encoding sarcosine oxidase subunit alpha family protein, protein MTSFRLSSGGRIDRATTLGFTFDGRPLEGHPGDTLASALLANGVQLVGRSFKYHRPRGILTAGAAEPNALVTTGSGGRTEPNTRATMIELYQGLTAKSQNRWPSLGFDVGAVNGLLSPFLSAGFYYKTFMWPAGLWEKLYEPVIRKAAGLGRASYEADPDTYEKCWAHCDLLVIGAGPAGLAAALTAGRAGARVILADEGPELGGSLLSDSGSVDGKPADALLGELLAELVGLSNVRRLPRMTVFGWYDDNVFGAVERVQKHVAMPDPDRPVERLWRIVARQAILATGAEERPLVFGGNDIPGVMMAGAMRSYLNRQAVAPGRSTVIFTTNDAGYRIAADLEAAGLAVTAIVDSRADAAESWQGRAEVLKGARVIDAFGGKRLRGVSVETAGGARRIEADALAMSGGWSPIIHLACHRGAKPQWSDEASAFLAPVQQEGLTVAGSAAGMAQTTTCLGDGATKAAAALTAIGFAAAEPAFAAASETAAQAKPLWSVKGSKGKAFVDYQNDVHLKDFGLAVREGYGHVELAKRYTTSGMATDQGKLSNINAIGILAEARGVSPAEVGTTTFRPFYTPVSFGALTGTSRGKHFQPARKSPLHGWAEKNGAVFVETGLWYRSSWFPRAGETTWRESVDREVLNIRRNAGLCDVSTLGKIEISGKDAATFLDRIYCNGFAKLAVGKARYGIMLREDGFIYDDGTISRFSDDHFFMTTTTALAAGVLTHLEFCAQTLWPELDVCFASSTDQWAQMAVAGPKSRLILQEIVDEDISDAAFPFMSARKVSLFGGRLEGRLFRISFSGELAYELAVPAGYGEGVADAVMAAGEKHDICAYGAEALGVMRIEKGHVTHAEINGTVTPGDLGFGRMVSSTKPDFIGKAMLAREGLQDPERPRLVGVKPLNPATGFRTGSHILADGVAATLENDQGYVTSSAFSPGLGHTIGLALVRRGPERIGEKVTVWNGLRNEFTDAVLCHPVFIDPENEKLHA, encoded by the coding sequence ATGACGAGTTTCCGTCTTTCCTCCGGCGGCCGCATCGACCGCGCCACGACGCTCGGCTTTACTTTCGACGGCAGGCCGCTCGAAGGCCATCCGGGCGACACGCTCGCCTCGGCACTGCTTGCCAACGGAGTCCAGCTCGTCGGCCGCAGCTTCAAATATCATCGCCCGCGCGGCATCCTGACGGCGGGGGCTGCCGAACCGAACGCGCTGGTGACGACGGGCAGCGGCGGGCGCACCGAACCGAACACGCGCGCTACGATGATCGAGCTTTATCAGGGGCTGACGGCAAAGAGCCAAAACCGCTGGCCCTCCCTCGGCTTCGATGTCGGCGCGGTCAATGGGCTGCTCTCGCCCTTCCTCAGCGCCGGTTTCTACTACAAGACCTTCATGTGGCCGGCTGGCCTCTGGGAAAAGCTCTACGAGCCGGTGATCCGCAAGGCGGCCGGCCTCGGCAGGGCCTCCTACGAAGCCGATCCCGACACTTACGAGAAATGCTGGGCGCATTGCGATCTGCTGGTGATCGGCGCCGGCCCTGCCGGTCTTGCCGCGGCGCTGACCGCCGGCCGCGCCGGCGCGCGCGTCATCCTCGCCGATGAGGGACCCGAACTCGGCGGCAGTCTGCTTTCCGACAGCGGTTCTGTCGACGGCAAGCCGGCGGACGCGCTTCTCGGCGAGTTGCTTGCCGAGCTGGTGGGACTTTCGAATGTGCGCCGCCTGCCACGCATGACGGTGTTCGGCTGGTACGACGACAATGTCTTCGGCGCCGTCGAACGGGTGCAGAAGCATGTGGCGATGCCTGATCCGGATCGTCCGGTCGAAAGATTGTGGCGCATCGTCGCCCGCCAGGCGATCCTTGCGACCGGCGCCGAGGAACGTCCGCTTGTCTTCGGCGGCAACGATATTCCCGGTGTGATGATGGCAGGCGCCATGCGCAGCTATCTCAACCGGCAGGCGGTCGCACCCGGCAGAAGCACTGTCATCTTCACCACCAACGATGCCGGATATCGCATCGCCGCCGATCTCGAGGCCGCCGGCCTCGCAGTTACGGCGATCGTCGACAGCCGCGCGGATGCGGCCGAGAGCTGGCAGGGCCGCGCCGAAGTGCTGAAGGGCGCCAGGGTCATCGATGCGTTTGGCGGCAAGCGCCTGCGCGGCGTCAGCGTCGAGACCGCCGGCGGCGCCCGCCGGATCGAAGCGGATGCGCTTGCCATGTCGGGCGGCTGGAGCCCGATCATTCATCTTGCCTGCCATCGCGGCGCGAAACCGCAATGGTCGGACGAGGCCTCGGCGTTTCTGGCGCCCGTCCAGCAGGAAGGCCTGACCGTTGCCGGCTCGGCGGCCGGTATGGCGCAAACGACGACCTGCCTCGGTGATGGCGCTACGAAGGCAGCGGCCGCGTTGACGGCGATCGGTTTCGCAGCGGCGGAACCGGCCTTTGCCGCGGCTTCCGAGACGGCCGCGCAGGCAAAGCCGCTCTGGTCGGTCAAGGGCTCGAAGGGCAAGGCTTTCGTCGACTATCAGAACGACGTGCATCTCAAGGATTTCGGCCTCGCCGTCCGCGAAGGTTACGGTCATGTCGAACTCGCCAAGCGCTACACGACATCAGGTATGGCGACCGACCAGGGCAAGCTTTCCAACATCAACGCCATCGGCATTCTCGCCGAGGCACGCGGCGTGTCGCCCGCCGAGGTGGGAACGACAACCTTCCGGCCCTTCTACACGCCGGTTTCCTTCGGCGCCTTGACCGGGACATCGCGCGGCAAACATTTCCAGCCGGCGCGCAAATCGCCGCTGCATGGTTGGGCCGAGAAGAACGGGGCGGTCTTCGTCGAAACCGGCCTCTGGTACCGTTCCTCCTGGTTTCCGCGTGCCGGCGAGACGACATGGCGCGAAAGCGTCGACCGCGAGGTGCTGAACATCCGCAGGAATGCCGGCCTCTGCGACGTCTCGACCCTGGGCAAGATCGAGATATCAGGGAAGGATGCCGCGACCTTCCTCGATCGCATCTACTGCAACGGCTTCGCCAAGCTTGCTGTGGGCAAGGCGCGTTATGGCATCATGCTGCGCGAGGACGGCTTCATCTATGATGACGGCACCATCAGCCGCTTCAGCGACGATCATTTCTTCATGACCACGACGACCGCGCTTGCCGCCGGCGTGCTCACCCATCTCGAATTCTGCGCCCAGACGCTCTGGCCGGAGCTCGACGTCTGCTTCGCCTCTTCGACCGATCAATGGGCGCAGATGGCCGTTGCCGGGCCGAAGTCGCGTCTCATTCTCCAGGAGATCGTCGACGAGGACATATCGGACGCGGCTTTCCCCTTCATGAGCGCCCGCAAGGTCTCTCTCTTCGGCGGCCGCCTCGAAGGCCGGCTCTTCCGGATTTCCTTCTCCGGTGAACTCGCCTACGAGTTGGCGGTGCCGGCCGGCTACGGCGAAGGTGTCGCCGATGCGGTCATGGCGGCGGGCGAAAAACATGACATCTGCGCCTATGGCGCCGAAGCGCTCGGCGTCATGCGCATCGAAAAGGGCCATGTCACCCATGCCGAAATCAACGGCACGGTGACGCCCGGCGATCTCGGTTTCGGCCGCATGGTTTCATCAACCAAGCCGGATTTCATCGGCAAGGCGATGCTTGCCCGTGAAGGGCTGCAGGATCCCGAGCGGCCGCGCCTTGTCGGTGTCAAGCCACTCAATCCGGCGACCGGATTCCGCACCGGCTCGCATATTCTTGCCGACGGCGTTGCCGCAACGCTCGAAAACGACCAGGGCTACGTCACATCAAGCGCCTTTTCGCCGGGGCTCGGCCATACGATCGGCCTGGCCCTCGTCAGGCGCGGGCCGGAGCGCATCGGCGAAAAGGTGACGGTCTGGAACGGTCTGCGCAACGAATTCACCGATGCGGTGCTCTGCCATCCCGTCTTCATCGATCCCGAAAACGAGAAGCTCCATGCGTGA
- a CDS encoding CpaF family protein: MKAVSDDAAEQATFQVLSRALDKLLGPIRFLLDDPSVSEILINGTSDIFVERRGKLERADTRFASREDLESAARSIAQFSGKRLTPEEPSVEARLPDGSRVQMIQPPASRTGLCISIRRFLKEHRSIHDLVTQGSLTEQSLSLLQAAVGLQKNVIISGGTGTGKTTMLNALSEAFADHERIIVIEDTSELQIRKEHVVYLEVTKPDRFGRGGASIRDLFRSSLRMRPDRIIVGECRGGEALDMIQAMTSGHSGSLSTVHANTPYDSLHRLETLALMSDIDMPLRPLRAQIASAVDVVVQIARFKRTGRRRVIEISEIKGLNNDGQYIVESIYKLEGDGHSNPDGALLWTGVVPSFAADTVEELQGAERPEWVGAAALHTA, translated from the coding sequence ATGAAGGCCGTTTCCGACGACGCTGCCGAACAGGCGACCTTCCAGGTCCTGAGCCGGGCGCTGGACAAGCTGCTCGGGCCGATCCGTTTTCTCCTCGATGATCCGAGCGTGTCCGAAATCCTGATCAACGGCACATCCGACATCTTCGTCGAAAGGCGAGGCAAGCTCGAACGCGCCGATACGCGTTTCGCCAGTCGTGAGGATTTGGAATCGGCCGCGCGCAGCATCGCACAGTTCTCAGGCAAGCGGCTGACGCCGGAGGAACCGAGCGTCGAGGCGCGGCTACCGGATGGTTCGCGCGTGCAGATGATCCAGCCGCCCGCGTCCCGCACCGGGCTTTGCATCTCCATCCGCCGCTTTCTGAAAGAACATCGCAGCATCCACGATCTCGTCACCCAGGGCAGCCTGACCGAGCAATCGCTGTCACTGCTGCAGGCGGCCGTCGGGCTGCAGAAGAACGTCATCATCTCCGGCGGCACCGGCACCGGCAAGACGACGATGCTGAACGCGCTGTCGGAAGCCTTTGCCGACCACGAGCGCATCATCGTGATCGAGGACACGTCGGAACTGCAGATCCGCAAGGAACACGTGGTCTATCTCGAAGTGACGAAGCCCGACCGTTTCGGTCGCGGCGGCGCCAGCATCCGCGACCTGTTCCGCTCGTCGCTGCGTATGCGGCCCGACCGGATCATCGTCGGCGAGTGCCGCGGCGGCGAGGCGCTCGATATGATCCAGGCGATGACCTCGGGTCACAGCGGCAGCCTTTCGACGGTGCATGCGAACACGCCCTATGACTCCCTGCACCGGCTGGAAACGTTGGCGCTGATGTCGGATATCGACATGCCGCTTCGGCCGCTGCGCGCCCAGATCGCCTCGGCGGTCGACGTCGTCGTGCAGATCGCCCGCTTCAAGCGCACCGGCCGGCGCCGGGTGATCGAGATTTCCGAGATCAAGGGCCTGAACAATGACGGCCAGTATATCGTCGAAAGCATCTACAAGCTCGAGGGCGACGGTCATTCCAATCCCGACGGCGCACTGCTGTGGACCGGTGTCGTGCCGAGCTTCGCCGCCGATACGGTGGAAGAGCTGCAAGGCGCCGAGCGCCCCGAATGGGTCGGTGCCGCCGCGCTGCATACAGCTTAA
- a CDS encoding TadE/TadG family type IV pilus assembly protein codes for MRAELERPIFDGAFWSSILHSRTFWVPQDHGALLGTFAIAMMLLGSMLLLPRLSARRRRISELHGDISGSTTMMDFVLVTPVFVFFMFVVFQFTILAKNHLFTHYAAYAAARSARVYFCPAFPITLRSIIDVKTCDDDAAAGKADLAARLALIPAAPYDQLRCVGACQPPEDALKSLADASGLSKNWRAMRNQARYMFDPQNVTVTVDRAPMALYAAINRSPHVPVTAKVEARFLLLEYAGWVFARGQRKDGRYYTISTAEVNLL; via the coding sequence ATGCGCGCGGAACTCGAACGCCCCATCTTCGACGGTGCCTTCTGGAGTTCGATCCTGCACTCGCGGACCTTCTGGGTCCCTCAGGATCACGGCGCGCTCCTCGGTACCTTTGCGATCGCCATGATGCTGCTTGGCTCGATGCTGCTGCTGCCGCGGCTTTCCGCCCGCCGGCGCCGGATATCGGAGCTGCACGGCGATATCTCCGGCAGCACGACGATGATGGATTTCGTCCTCGTGACACCGGTCTTCGTCTTCTTCATGTTCGTGGTCTTCCAGTTCACGATCCTGGCCAAGAACCACCTCTTCACCCATTATGCCGCCTATGCGGCGGCCCGCAGCGCCCGCGTCTATTTCTGCCCGGCTTTTCCGATCACGCTTAGAAGCATCATCGACGTCAAGACCTGCGATGACGATGCTGCCGCCGGCAAGGCCGATCTTGCCGCCCGCCTGGCACTGATCCCGGCTGCCCCTTACGACCAGCTGAGATGCGTCGGCGCCTGCCAGCCGCCGGAAGATGCGCTGAAAAGCCTTGCCGATGCCTCGGGCCTTTCGAAGAACTGGCGCGCGATGCGCAACCAGGCCCGCTATATGTTCGACCCGCAGAACGTCACGGTGACCGTCGACCGCGCGCCGATGGCGCTCTATGCCGCCATCAACCGCTCGCCGCACGTGCCGGTCACCGCCAAGGTGGAAGCGCGCTTCCTGCTGCTCGAATATGCCGGCTGGGTCTTTGCCCGCGGCCAGAGGAAGGACGGCCGCTACTACACGATCTCGACGGCGGAGGTGAACCTGCTATGA
- a CDS encoding class II glutamine amidotransferase — MCGIVGLFLKDKSLEPELGALLSSMLVTMTDRGPDSAGIAIYGDASGNNAKITIQSANPKKDFAGLEAELGQAVGAPVTIQVKSTHAVITLAKDLLDTGKAAVSELRPNIRIMSSGDAIEIYKETGLPKDVVSRFAVNSMAGTHGIGHTRMATESAVTTLGAHPFSTGSDQCLVHNGSLSNHNNLRRELKREGMTFETENDTEVAAAYLTAEMAKGKNLGQALEGAVDDLDGFFTFVVGTKSGFGVVRDAIACKPAVMAETDQYVAFGSEYRALVNLPGIENARVWEPEPATVYFWDHQKVA, encoded by the coding sequence ATGTGCGGAATTGTGGGTCTCTTCCTCAAGGATAAAAGTCTCGAACCGGAGCTCGGGGCACTGCTGTCCTCGATGCTGGTGACGATGACGGATCGAGGGCCGGACAGCGCCGGTATCGCGATCTATGGCGACGCCAGCGGCAACAATGCCAAGATCACCATCCAGTCGGCCAATCCGAAGAAGGATTTCGCCGGCCTCGAGGCCGAACTCGGCCAGGCGGTTGGCGCACCGGTCACCATCCAGGTGAAGAGCACGCATGCCGTCATCACGCTTGCCAAGGATCTGCTCGACACGGGCAAGGCAGCCGTTTCGGAACTGCGTCCGAACATCCGCATCATGAGTAGCGGCGACGCGATCGAGATCTATAAGGAAACCGGCCTGCCGAAGGATGTCGTCTCACGCTTCGCGGTCAATTCAATGGCCGGCACCCACGGCATCGGCCATACCCGCATGGCAACGGAATCGGCCGTCACGACGCTCGGCGCCCATCCTTTCTCCACCGGCTCCGACCAGTGCCTGGTGCATAATGGCTCGCTGTCCAACCACAACAATCTGCGCCGCGAGCTGAAGCGCGAAGGCATGACCTTCGAAACGGAAAACGACACCGAGGTCGCCGCCGCCTATCTGACGGCAGAGATGGCCAAGGGCAAGAATCTCGGCCAGGCGCTGGAAGGCGCGGTGGATGACCTCGACGGCTTCTTCACCTTCGTCGTCGGCACGAAGTCCGGCTTCGGCGTCGTGCGCGATGCGATCGCCTGCAAGCCCGCTGTCATGGCCGAAACGGACCAGTATGTCGCCTTCGGTTCGGAATACCGGGCGCTCGTCAATCTGCCCGGCATCGAGAATGCCCGGGTCTGGGAGCCGGAGCCTGCAACCGTCTATTTCTGGGATCACCAGAAGGTCGCTTGA
- a CDS encoding sarcosine oxidase subunit gamma, with product MRDLPQHKPVLAGAAYNGISGAGIRLEALPEGHLLHVLGAIEPTALAAELVKAGFAKSSIRQAGFRQWFVAGDEPLVPASLDALVAALAGKAFVMDQSHGRVRIGVSGRSSRALLSRGTAVDLDPSVFPEGHSAMTMVGHLSVQIVRTGDDSFELTVLRSFAESLWDDLAHMAASAEKDGV from the coding sequence ATGCGTGATCTTCCGCAACACAAACCGGTTCTTGCCGGGGCAGCATATAACGGCATCTCAGGGGCGGGCATCCGGCTCGAAGCCTTGCCGGAGGGCCATCTCCTGCATGTACTCGGCGCAATCGAGCCAACCGCGCTCGCCGCGGAATTGGTGAAAGCAGGCTTTGCGAAAAGTTCGATCCGTCAGGCAGGCTTCCGCCAATGGTTCGTCGCCGGCGATGAGCCGCTTGTCCCGGCCAGCCTCGATGCTCTCGTTGCAGCGCTTGCGGGAAAGGCCTTCGTCATGGACCAGAGCCATGGGCGTGTGCGTATCGGCGTTTCCGGTCGTTCTTCGCGGGCGCTTCTCTCAAGGGGGACCGCCGTCGATCTCGATCCTTCCGTCTTTCCGGAAGGCCATTCGGCCATGACGATGGTCGGTCATCTCTCCGTGCAGATCGTCCGCACCGGCGATGACAGCTTCGAGCTTACGGTCCTGCGCAGTTTTGCTGAAAGCCTCTGGGACGATCTCGCGCACATGGCGGCGAGCGCTGAAAAGGACGGCGTCTGA
- a CDS encoding GlxA family transcriptional regulator, with the protein MSSLDSRNVQTIGFILIPGFALMSYASATEPLRAANLLAGREIYRLQVFSPDGASALSSSGVSVPAEPLPVRGSGLGTAFVCAGGSPRDWRYPGVLSCLRQLSREGVRIGGISGGPYLMAAAGLLGGRDFTIHWEHAAALLEAFPDLTPRQARFMIDGNRITCGGGIAPLDMMHVLIAERMGPDFARRVSDWYLHTEVNEPAAPQRASLAQRYGVYHPGLLGVLERMEETIEMPLERAAMARIAGVTTRHLDRLFSAHLGTTYLDQYRRIRLQHAHRLLKQSPLSVSEIAVATGFSSLSHFSRMFRAVYGIAPRAARRE; encoded by the coding sequence ATGTCCTCGCTTGATAGCAGAAATGTACAGACGATCGGCTTCATCCTTATCCCGGGATTTGCGCTGATGTCCTATGCCTCGGCGACGGAGCCGCTGCGGGCGGCAAATCTTCTGGCCGGACGCGAGATCTATCGGCTGCAGGTCTTCTCACCGGATGGCGCATCGGCGCTCTCCTCCTCGGGCGTCAGCGTCCCCGCCGAACCTCTCCCTGTCAGAGGCTCAGGACTCGGAACGGCCTTCGTCTGCGCCGGCGGTTCGCCCCGCGACTGGCGATATCCCGGCGTGCTTTCCTGCTTGCGGCAGCTGTCGCGCGAAGGGGTGAGGATCGGCGGCATCTCGGGCGGTCCCTATCTGATGGCCGCCGCCGGACTGCTCGGCGGCCGCGACTTCACCATCCACTGGGAGCATGCGGCCGCCCTTCTCGAAGCCTTCCCGGACCTCACACCGCGCCAGGCGCGCTTCATGATCGACGGCAACCGGATTACCTGCGGCGGCGGCATCGCACCGCTCGACATGATGCATGTGCTGATCGCCGAGCGCATGGGGCCGGATTTCGCCCGCAGGGTCAGCGACTGGTACCTTCATACAGAGGTCAACGAACCGGCTGCGCCCCAGCGCGCCTCGCTGGCGCAGCGTTACGGCGTCTATCATCCCGGCCTGCTCGGCGTTCTCGAACGGATGGAGGAGACGATCGAGATGCCGCTCGAGCGCGCCGCCATGGCGCGCATTGCCGGCGTCACCACCCGCCATCTCGACCGGCTCTTTTCGGCGCATCTCGGCACCACCTACCTTGATCAATACCGAAGGATCAGGCTGCAGCATGCCCATCGCCTGTTGAAGCAGAGCCCGCTTTCCGTCTCGGAAATCGCGGTGGCCACCGGTTTTTCCAGCCTGAGCCATTTTTCCCGCATGTTCCGTGCCGTCTACGGCATCGCCCCGCGCGCGGCGCGGCGGGAATAG
- a CDS encoding helix-turn-helix domain-containing protein, which translates to MKSKRAAAEQPEQAHSGRAPFSQDPHAVREPKENNLEMAIGHEVRAYRKKLGITVTDLAAATGISLGMLSKIENGNISPSLTTLQSLSRALGVPLTAFFRRFEEPRNAVFVKAGQGIELERRGTRAGHQYNVLGHIDNNTSGVIVEPYLITLTTDSDIFPTFQHEGMEFLYMLEGEVVYRHGDQLFQMQPGDSLFFDADAPHGPEQLVKLPSKYLSIISYPQQSSKS; encoded by the coding sequence ATGAAATCCAAGCGTGCAGCGGCAGAGCAACCGGAACAGGCGCATAGTGGACGCGCTCCCTTTTCCCAGGACCCGCACGCCGTCCGCGAGCCGAAAGAAAACAACCTCGAAATGGCGATCGGCCATGAGGTGCGCGCCTACCGCAAGAAACTCGGCATCACGGTCACCGATCTGGCGGCGGCGACCGGCATTTCGCTCGGCATGCTGTCGAAGATCGAGAACGGCAACATCTCGCCGTCGCTGACGACGCTGCAATCGCTGTCGCGGGCGCTCGGTGTGCCGCTGACGGCCTTCTTCCGTCGTTTCGAGGAACCGCGCAACGCCGTCTTCGTCAAGGCAGGCCAGGGCATCGAGCTCGAACGGCGCGGCACGCGCGCCGGTCACCAGTATAATGTTCTCGGTCATATCGACAACAATACCAGCGGCGTCATCGTCGAGCCTTACCTCATCACCCTGACGACCGACTCCGACATCTTCCCGACCTTCCAGCACGAGGGGATGGAATTTCTCTATATGCTCGAGGGGGAAGTCGTTTACCGCCACGGCGACCAGCTTTTCCAGATGCAGCCGGGCGACAGCCTGTTCTTCGACGCCGATGCGCCGCATGGGCCGGAGCAGCTGGTGAAGCTGCCGAGCAAATACCTCTCGATCATCAGCTATCCACAGCAGAGCTCGAAAAGCTGA